The genomic region TTGACGGTTTAATTTCGAACGGTCTTATTAATGCCCCGTTTATTTCTCATTTTGGAGTATTACTGCTGATGATTCCGATGGCATTTATTGTCATTCGGCATTTTTCTGCAGCTTTTAAGACACAAGAGCAGATGATCGAATCGATCCAAAAGACAAATATATCTTTTCAACGATTCTTTCCAAATGAATTTTTACAATTTTTGAATAAGAAAAATGTTACGGATATTTCACTTGGTGATAATATTCATAAAAATATGTTTATTGCCTTTATCCATCTTGGTATTAAAGCAAAACTTTCATCAAGCAGTGCGCGTGAAGAACTGTTGATTTTATATAATACCGTTATCCAAGCAGCTAATCCTATTATTAAAAAATATAACGGATTCATTGATAAGTATTTAACAGATGGATTAATGGTTCTTTTTTACGGCACTGCAGAAGACACGGTGGATTGTATTATTGAGATTACACAGCTCATTAAAAAAATTAATATACATAGGCAGGAGCAATCCTTACCGCCGCTTCACATCTCTTCAGGAATTCATTATGGGAAATTAATGATGGGGACTATCGGGGAACCGGAGCGAATGGATACAACAGTTATTTCCGATGTGGTGAATATTTCTTCTCGAATGTATAGTTATGCGACTGAAAAGAATGTTAATATCATTATCAGTGAAACCGTTAGAGAACAGCTTCTTGAAAGTTATTGGCGTACACATACCTGCTTTTATTACGGAAAAATAAAATTCCACGGTAAAAGAAATTTAATAAATGTTTATGAGGTCAATTTACTATGAAAAAGATACTTGTAGGCGCTTTTCCTTTTTTTTGTATGATCCTTATGATAACATTTATTAGTAGAGAAAAACCAATACAGAATCTTCGAGAATATACAGTAACGGTACAGCATGGGCTGTTAACATTGCCAGTGCATAATGATCAAGATGTGTTTAATATTAGAGGCCAATGGTATTTTACTCCTAATCAGTTCTATTATTTTAAAGATAATACGCGGCCGTTATATGCACCGTTACCAGGTAGGCTCAGCGAAACCGCGCTGAAAACCGACTTTGGTTATGCCTCATACGGATTACGTATTGTCGGGCTTAACCCTAATAAGGTATATGCGCTTCAATTGAGTCATATTCTCTCAAGTTGTACCATTGTTATTAACGGTATTGATAGGGCAGGGCAAGGGCAACCCGGTGTATCTGCGCGGACGGAGATACCGGGGAAAACGATCAGCATTGCAACTTTCAAGCCACTAAAGAACGGTACTGCCGATATTATCATAAATATATCTAATTTTCATAATCGATATGGGGGAACAGATCAATCAATTATCCTTGGTTCCGCTGAAATGTTAAATCGATCTTTTGTATTCAATCTTTTATTTTATAATATTGCATCTACCGTACTGTTGCTGTTTAGTATCTTTTTTATCATACTGCACTTAAATTATAAAAAAATACCCTATATATTATGGTTTGCATTTGCTGCTATAACGATTAGTATTCGAATTAGTGTATTCTATCCGCATATTCTTGCTTATATTTGGCCTGCAATTCCATGGAAGTTGTATTTTATTTTGCGTTATTCTTCCATGCCATTAGCGGCATTGTTTTTCACAATATTTATTAATAAGATTTTAAATATCCGCTATACATCTGTTTATCGAAGTATTATTGTAATTTGCCTATTATCAACTACCTTTATTGTTATTGCACCAACGCTTCTCGTATCCCGTTATTTATATATGCAACAGGCACTTGTATTTATTGCTGCCATTTACGACGCGGTAATCATTATTCGTGCACTGGTTAAAAGGGAGAAGTCTGCAATATGGATTGCTATTGTATTATGTATACTTGCCGGCTTTGCGCTGTATGATACACTGGTAAGCCAATGGATTGTTTCGGGTAAATTACTCTTGCAAGAAGGCGCAATGGTCGCAATTATTATTGCCGTCATTATGAGCATCGACGGATATGCAGAAGCAATACACCAGATTGAACAGCTGGTAGAGGAACTGAAAAGGATCCAAACAGCATTGCGTCGTTTTTTCCCTAATCAATTATTGATGTTTCTCCAGAAAACCAGTATTACTGAGATAAATACCGGAGATTTCTCGGAATTGTCGATGACTGTTCTTTCAATTGATATCCGATCTTTTACCAGTATATCGGAACAACTGAGTCCTGACGAAGTTTTTATATTGCTTAATAACTATTTTGCTTTGGTAGCTCCTATTATCCGGCAGTACGGCGGGGTGATTATGAAGTTCCTTGGTGACGGTTTTACTGCATTGTTTCCCGAAAATTCCGATACAGCAGTATTATGCGGAATTGAAATCCAGAAGAAATTACAGGAAAAGTGTATACAGCTAAAGAATCTCCAATCTATTAAAATTAGGGCAGGTATCGGGATTGATACAGGGAGAATACTCTTAGGTGTCATCGGAAATGATAGCCGATTAGACAGCGTTGTTATTTCAAATACTTGTTATACAGCAGAAGAATTGCAAGCCGCGACAAAGATATATTCCAATACAATTATTATTTCTGAATCGATTTTCCGATCACTTAAGCGACCAGAAGATTTTCACATACGGTGTATTCAAGAATCGCCGATTATCGGAGAAGCGGAGCAAAGCGTACTTTATGAAGTTTACGATTGTGATATGCCTGATATACAAAATAAAAAACGACAGACAGCATCCCGTATTGAAAAAGCGCTTAAATCCATCAAAGAAAGAGATTACGCCCGAGCCCAAACATATCTTACACAATCGCTGGAAATATTTTCTGATGATCCGTTAGCACTCTATTATCAAAGATTGATAATAGGGATGTTGTCGGATAATTCTTAGAGTATTGACATAACGACTTTATGCTTTAAGATAAACATTTTAGTAGACAGAACGCTCATTATTAATAGCATATTTCAACTATTTATTATATAACGTTTTATAGAGATTTGTCTAGTAGTCGTTTTTCGATCGCATCAATGCTACTGTCAGGAGTTGAAGCGCCGGCAGCAAGGCCGATTGTTCCGTACTGATACACATCCTGAGGAATATCATCGGCGGATTCGGCAAGCCATGCAGGTTTACTGCTGTCGATGGCAGTTTGCAAAAGACGGCGGGTATTGGCGGAATTACCGCCGCCGATAACGAGTATTGCATCAACTTCTTCTACGAGCTCCATGAGCGCCTCCTGCCGTTCGTCGGTCGCCGGACAAATAGTTTCCAAAACGGTAAGGTTTGGAATTTTACTATTAAGGATTTTGGCAATTGCGCGGTATTCTTCCCGTTTAATGGTGGTTTGGGCAATCAGAACGGTAGGCGCTCCATCATATTGCAGTTTTTCCGCTTCTGCAGCCGTCTGCACGGTAATACACTTACCATTTGGAACTGACAAAGCATATCCTTTAATTCCGATTAGTTCTCCATGGTTTTTATCCCCGGCGAGGATAACCGTATAACCTTTTTTTGAATACTGTGCAGCCCTCAGTTGGCTTGCAATGACACGCGGGCAGGTTGCATCGATAATGATTGCGCCACAGTCTATCAATTCTTGCCGTTTTTTCGGAGCGATACCGTGTGCTCTGATAATAATCGGTGAGTCGGGAGTAATCTGAGATTTCAGCTCCTCATCGGGGTTTACGATGCGTACCCCCTTCGCTTCTAAAAGCCGTATCGTTACCGGATTGTGAATGAGTGGGCCATACGTATAAACCGTTTTGTCAGGATACTTGGCAAGAGCACGATATACCGCCTCAACCGCCCTTCGTACTCCCATACAGTAACCAAGTACTTTTGCACGCTTCACCTGTCGATGCTGTTCTTGCGGATGCGGTATATCGTCGAGCTTTATCATTTTACACCTTTTTTACCATAATACCGTTAATTAAAATACCGTTAATTAAAATCTGTAACGACTTCTCTCACAGCTGCAACGAATTGTTCCAAATCACTTTTTTCCGTGCTGTGTCCGATGGAAATACGTATAGCATTTTGTGCAATTTCGGGACTAACGGAAAGAGCTGCCAGTATCGGCCGAACTTTTGTCTTTGAAGAACATGCTGAACCGGCCGATACAAAGATATCGCGATCGGAAAGGCATCGTGTCATGACTTCTGCCGGAACATTCTTAAAGCTCGCTTGTATAATCCACGGTGAAAATGCATGGGCACACTTGATGTTATCCGGTACTGCGGCATTCGATATTTTTTCGACTGGTATTCTTGCGGAAGGGATAATCGAACATTCGGGGATTCGGCACAACGCTTCGATGAGGAATCGAGACAACTCCCCTGCCCGCTCAAATTTTTGCTGAAAATCCGTATATGTTTTTTCAAGACAGCGGGCAAGCGCACAGGCACCGGCAAGGTTTTCCGTTCCGGGTCGAATGTTGCGCTCCTGTGAGCCGCCGCGGATACCGGAGTTTAAGGGTTGTTTTAAGTATAAAAGGCCGATACCGCGCAGCCCGCCGATCTTATGGGCGCTCATCGAAGCGGAATGCACATCGGCAAGTCCAAGCTCCGCGACCGGTAATTTTCCGATCGATTGTACCATATCAACATGGAAATGAACGGGTCTTTTTCCGGCTGTATGTGCTTTGAGAGCTTGTGCAATATCTCGAACCGGCTGCACAGATCCAATCTCGTTGTTAACGCCCATAATTGCAACCAACACGGTATCTTCCCGCAGGGTATGCAATACCGCATCGGGGGTAATGCAGCCGCTCTTATCGGAAGGAGCTTTTAAAATCGTCCAGCCGCAGTGCTCCAATACGGCGGCTTGTTCTCGTACCGACGGGTGTTCGATATTGCTGATAATCAGACTGCCGGTTGCCGGACGGGTTAATAATGAAAGGAGTACGAGACTGTTTGATTCGGAAGCGCCGGAGGTAAAATAAAGCGTTTCTGCGGGAACACCGAGCACTGCGGCGCAGCGGCTGCGGGCTTTTTCCAGCATATTCCGTGCCTCTTTTCCGAAGCGGTGCTGTGCTGAAGGATTTGCGAACACTGCTGTCGCCTCACGATAAGCAGCTTCAATCTCATCGGTGTAGGGTATCGCCGATGCGGCCCAATCCAGATAAATCATATCAGTACCTCCCGTATTATAGAAGTATCGACTTCACGTACCTGTGTTTTGAGAATATTCTCTTGAAGAACAAGTCGAATCATCCCACCTCGGTTCTTTTTATCTTTTTTCATGCGCGCAATAATAGCATCCGCAAAAGAATCTGTATTAGATAGTATACTAAAGTAGACAGGTGTTGTACACCAGCCGTAACAGCTAAGAATTGCCGTGAGGGAGTTGGCGTAGTTTTTATCGGTAAGCTGTAGACGAAGTCCTACGGCTAAGGCGCGAGACATACCCCATGCGACGGCATCTCCATGTGGTATGGAAAAATGAGCTAAACTTTCAAGAGCATGGGCGAAGGTGTGTCCGAAATTTAAGAAAGCGCGTTCTCCTTGTTCGGTAAAGTCCCGCTCGACAACTTGCGCCTTAGCCTCCGCAGCGCGGCGTATCATCGTAGAGATACAGGCCTTATCTCTACCGATAATTTCATCATGCTGTGTTAAAAACATCTGATACAGTTCGGTATCGTAGAGGACGGCAGTTTTCAGTATTTCAGCAAGCCCCGAACGATATTCGGCCTCAGGCAAGGAACGGAGCACCGGAAAACAGAGGTGAATCGATGAAGCGGCGTAAAATGTACCGATAAGATTTTTATAACCGGAAAGATTCACTGCTGTTTTTCCGCCGATGCTTGCATCCGCCATCGCGAGTACGGTTGTCGGCACCAGAATACACTGTATGCCGCGCATATAGAGCGAAGCGGCAAGGGCGGTTATGTCGCATACTACGCCGCCGCCGAATGCGATAAAACAGGCATGCCGGTCAAGTTCGTATTCTGCAGCTTTCTCGGCAATAAGAGTAAGGGAGTCTAAGTTTTTTGCTTCATCCCCTGCCGGTAGTACTACCAGCGGTACTTGCATGGAAAAATATTCAGCTTGTCGTAAGAGCGGGAGCGTATGCTCGTCGCATACATACAATGCGTCTACACTCCCCTTTTTTTCCGAAAGTTGAGGGAGCCGGATGGTATCTGAGTACCATACCTGTGTAGTGCCGTGCGGCGTAGAAAATGAAAATGATTGCGGTAATGATTTCATAGGCGTCTGTTGTAGCCGACAAATTTAATCGGCGCGTACCGCTGTTGCAGTGGGTGTCGTTCGCGATATTTTTCTATTTTTTATTTTTAAAAAGAGCATTTTTTCAGTTTCGTAATTCGGATTTAAATCGGTTTTCCAATAAAAAAACATCCGTACGCCACGTATCATCTGTTCAACGGCTTCCGTCTCCCTTTTGCAGATGCCGTAAACGGGAATAACAATGAGACCCGGCACCTCATTTGCTTCCATTGTAAACTGAATCTTTCCTTCGGGGTCTTCGAGCTGTATCCATGAAACCTTATTAAATACATCGGTAGTGATACTGCGCTCTTTTTTTTGGTTTTCTTCGCAATCATACAGTGATAGGGAAGGCATGACGGAATCAGTTTCTTCTAATGCAATATCGATTTCAACAATAAAATAAGCGGAAAGATTAAAAGGGCTATCGTTCTTTAAAATGTATTGAACCTGCGTTCCTTCGGAAAAAAAAGTATATTGCTTACGCAGTGAAACCGGCTGTTCAATGCCGGCATCAAATAAACTTGCAGTAGACAGCTTCAGCTCAGAACGGATTGTATTAATTTCGGTTTCCTGATATGTATTATCGGAAAACACAGCTGTAAGCGCTTCGAGTTGTCCGTTTTTGAGACGCTGTAAAGCTGCTTCCGATAAAAGGTAGTCGATAAACATCCCTGAATGCTCCAACGGCATATCGGAATAGTTTTTATAGGCTGAAAACACGTCACATTCAAAAATCTTTCCGCCGTGATGATGCACATACATATTTAGAGGAGAACGTTGCGATAGGACTTCTTTAAAACCGTCCATATCGATATCATAGCGGGTGAGACCTTCGGTAAATATGCCCGGAAGCCGCGTTTGCTTTTCGGCAACAAGCAGTTTTCGGTAGGCAATTCGGCGTAATTCGTTATGGTATTCGGAAATACAAGGTTCCAGCGCGAAAAGCTCTGCATTTTGCGCTTTCCATAGTTCTTGTAAGGCATATTTTTTACGCGCCTTATCGCCTTTCATACCGTTTGCCAACATATTCACATACATCATTTTGGAATAAATTTTAAAGGCATCACGCTGTATCGTAATGGCGTGTTTTGTTGCATGTCCTGTCGGGGTATCACAGAGAATCGTATTTGGCGCAATGTACATGGGTGGGTGAGGTTGCCGCCGTTTCATCAATTCAGCCGTATGGGTAAGCCGTATGACCGATTCAGGTTGATTACACAGCTCCACAAAGGAAGAAAACCAGTTTAGCCCGTCTTTATTTTTTTCAAGGCATTTTATATAGGCTTTAACCGGTAGGAAAAGGAGATACATAGATTCGTCGGTAGAGGAGGCTGTAGCCGCTAATTTATCATAAAATTCTTGCGGTGTACGGTTTATGAAATCAGGATCATCGGGAATATACGGAAATACGGTTATTGTTTTTCCTTTATCTTCAACAATTGTAGGAGAAAAATAAGTATTTTGACTATTCTGTTCTCTATTTTGAGGAAACAGACGATAATCGAGAAGACAATATTCCATACCGCACCGAATAAACGGAGTAATTAATGACGGTGTCCATGCGGAAGCGGTTAAAAAAAGACCTCGAGGCCGTTTTCCGAAATGGGTACGGATAGCAGCAGTCATCATTTCAATTTGACCGATGACATCGGAAGCGGGTAATAAAGACAGATAAGGCTGATAATACCCGCCGCCCAGAAGCTCAATTTGTTTACGGGAAAGCATACTGTTGAGCAACATCGTATAGGCTTGACGCTTTCCTTTTTGCCATTCTAAAAAGCTACCCGTTGCAAAAATTGTCAGAGGCAGCTTTTCCTCAGCTTGAATACCGGAAAAAAAAGTTTTATACAGCGAAGCATTATCATTTTTATCAATTTGCTGTAAATAGGAGATAGAGAGCTGTACACAAAAGCATAAATGCACATTTTTTTTTGAGGTATCCACGGGAATCATCCTTACTAAAACAATAGTTATTGTATACTATTTTCAGTAATTATGGAAGTATAAAATTCCGTTACATTTTTAGATATTGGTATCTCTAAAAACTCGATGAGCTTTTAGAGATACACGATAAGTATTTTGAATGTCACTGATTATTGCTGAGGAGTGGATGAATCCGAGCTATCAGCAGCACTAGACATGCCCGCTTTATAAAGTTGCTCTTGCTCACCGGACATATCTGATGAAATAGGTATAATTTTCGATGTTTCGGAGATGGGCTGTTGCGGTAACTGAGACTCTGCCTTAATGATATCGTCAAACTCCTGTTTATCGATCGTTTCTTTTTCAAGCAAACGCTGAGCAATATACTCAAGCAGCGTCTTTTTTCCTTTTAATCGATTTACAACTACGGTATACCGCTCTTCCATAACGCGGGCAATTTCTTCATCGATATATTGCTGTGTAGTTTCAGAGTATTCACGTACCAGCTGAGGATCGCCTGCGCCGTATCCGCTACCCCGCTTTGAAAGAGCAACGTTTTTAAACCGATCACTCATACCGTAATCGGTTATCATACTGCGGATAATATCAGTAGCACGCGACAGATCGCTTGAGGCGCCGGTTGAGACAACCCCAAACTGTACAAATTCGGCAGCCCGTCCGCCAAGGAGACAGTCAACCTCTGCAAGCAGTTCCTTTTCAGTACTCAGGAAACGATCTTCTTCGGGGATGTTCAAGGTATAGCCAAGTGCTGCGATACCACGCGGTATAATAGAAACCTTATGTACCTTATCTGCTCCGTCAGTAAAAGCAGCGGTTATAGCGTGTCCCGTTTCGTGGTAAGCAACAATTTGACGTTCTTTTTCTTTAATCACCCTACTCTTTTTTTGTAAACCGGCAATAGCCTTTTCTACTGCCTCATTGAGATCTTCCGCGGCAACTTCTTTACGGCCGCCACGTACTGCGAGCAAAGCCGCCTCGTTAATCACATTTGCAAGATCAGCGCCGGAAAAGCCGCTTGTAATCCGTGCCGTATCACTAAGATCAATTCCGCTTGCAAGTTTAACATTCTTTGCATGTATCTTGAGTATCTGTTCTCGCCCTTTCATATCGGGGCGGTTCACTGCTACCTGCCGGTCAAACCGTCCGGGACGAAGCAACGCAGGGTCAAGAACATCAGGCCGGTTAGTTGCCGCCAGCAAAATAAGCCCTGTACTATTATCGAATCCGTCCATCTCTACGAGCAGCTGGTTGAGCGTTTGCTCCCGCTCGTCGTTTGAATGAATGGAATTTAAACGGGACTTACCGATGGCATCAAGCTCATCGATAAAAATGATACAGGGAGCTTTTTCCCGCGCTTGTTTAAAGAGATCACGTACACGGGAGGCACCGACACCGACAAACATCTCTACAAAGTCTGAGCCGCTAATCCGAAAGAATGGAACCCCCGATTCCCCTGCAACGGCACGTGCAAGCAGGGTTTTACCGGTTCCGGCCGGGCCGACCAACAAAACGCCGCGCGGAATCTTACCGCCTATTTCGGTATATTTTTGAGGGTATTTTAAAAAGTCTACAACTTCAACCAGTTCTTCTTTTGCCTCGTCAACACCCGCGACATCACTGAAACGAGTGGTAACTTTTCCTTCCTCAACGGCCGCCGACCGAGCCTGCCCGCCGGAAAAAATACTGCCGCCGAGACCGCCGAGATTCGAGGTAAAGCGCTTCATAACAAAATGCCAAAGAAGGAAGATAAAACCGAATGGCAGTATCCATTGTACCAAAAAGTCAACGAGAAAGTTATTTTCTTTAGGACGTACTAAATAAATGACATTGTGTTCATCCAGCAGTTGTAAAAAAGATTCCGAATATATTCCGACCGTTTGATAGGCATCTCCTGCATCCGCAGATAAAAACGGCAACTTGCTTCGTGTTTGTTCACTACTCGCTTGCGTTTTCGTTTGTCCGATAAAATATGTCAGTCCCATAATGACTTTAACGATTTCGCCTGACGCAACACGATCTTTAAACTCCGAAAAAGGAATAATATTCGCATCTTGCTTCATCAAGAACTGGTTTACAATCAGTAGAATTATAAACACGCCCGCAATAATCGCGATAAAAGGTAATCGAGGTTTCTTTTGATCCTTATTATTATTGTTATTGGACGGTTCGGGGCTCAATTTGAAAAAATTAAAGGGATCTTGTTCGTTCGGATCCTTTTTGTTCTTATCATCATTCTGATTCATAACTGCCATTGCCTCATCTTTTACTCTAGGATTCCGCTCAAAACTCCGGTGAAGGTAGTGGGGTTCCCTATTTATAAGGCATAACATACTCAAAAAAAACAATATAGACAAGCCGGCTATTCGAAAAGTCATAGCAACCGATCAAATTTTTTGCAATATACGTTCATAGAATAATGAAGGTTGTAGACATTTTATAATTGACGATACCGGTAATAGATGATAGAATTGCCCCCATGAAAACGGTTTCTGCCGCAACGGTGTTCCTTGCTATAAGCATAGTATGCAGCTTATTTTTTGTAATAAGAGCTATAAAGAATAGAAAAAGTATACAATCGACACAGTTATATAATATTATATTGGCAGTAATTATGCTCTTGTCTATAGCAGCAGCCGGCTTTTTCAGATATATTTCCTTCCCGTTCGCTTCGTTAGCACTCGGTGCCCTCTGTTTTATCCTATTAGTAGTTATTGCGTCAAACGATGCAGTCTATCGCCGGGAATATATGGCTCTCAAAACACAAATGGAGTTGGTACAAGAAGAGCTGATTAAGGCGCAACGCCCTGATGAAACCGCTATGAGAGCTAAAGAGTTGCTGCCTGTCGGTAATACCTTCTTAATAAAAGCTGCCGAAGCGATACGGCAACAAACCGATACGGCTGGCATCCTCGGTTTTATCAATAAAATTATGATCGAACAGCTCTTTGCGGATGGAGGTGTTATCCTTACCATCGGCGAATTTGAAGACGTGCTTAGTGTTAAGGCGTATAGTGGAACTTATCCGCCGCCGTATAAGTTGCCTGATGATGTACCGCACCAACAAGATCAAGTTGCTACTAATTTTAGATATGCGGAGTTCCCACTTAATAATTCATTTTTTGGTGAAGTAGCCCGTTCAGCACAATCGATCCTAATTCCACACGCACAAGAAGATAGCAGAATTGTTATCAATGGAGAAGAGCCGTTTCTCATGCCTGGATCATTACTTACCCTTCCAATGGTATATCGGGATACGGTCGAAGGATTGATTTCTTTGTCAAGAAGTGCCAATCATGCACCGTTTACCGAGTCAGACCTACAGATCGGTGAAATATTGGCCAGCTATGCAACGGCAGCGCTTAAATTGATATACGATTTGCAAGACGAGACGGAATTAAACACAATTGAAAATGAAACCGATATTGCAAGTCGTATTCAGAAAATATTACTGCCTAAAAAGCTTATCGATACTACCGATTTGAATTTTTCCGTACTTTTTAATCAAGCACGAGGCGTTTGCAGTGATTATTATGATATCATCCAGAGTCAGAGGGATCGACTTTTCTGTATTATTGCCGATGTCGCCGGGAAAAGCATTCACGCCTGTATCGTTATGGTAATGATTCGCTCATTGCTTTATCTTATCACCAATACGGCTCAGAATACTCAGAATATCCTCGATATTTTAAATAAGGGTATTACCGGGAAAATATCGATTGACCACTATGCAAGTATATCGTTATTGACGTATATTCCTGCAGAGAAAAGCATTGAATATGTAAATGCCGGAACGCAGT from Treponema vincentii harbors:
- a CDS encoding adenylate/guanylate cyclase domain-containing protein — protein: MKKILVGAFPFFCMILMITFISREKPIQNLREYTVTVQHGLLTLPVHNDQDVFNIRGQWYFTPNQFYYFKDNTRPLYAPLPGRLSETALKTDFGYASYGLRIVGLNPNKVYALQLSHILSSCTIVINGIDRAGQGQPGVSARTEIPGKTISIATFKPLKNGTADIIINISNFHNRYGGTDQSIILGSAEMLNRSFVFNLLFYNIASTVLLLFSIFFIILHLNYKKIPYILWFAFAAITISIRISVFYPHILAYIWPAIPWKLYFILRYSSMPLAALFFTIFINKILNIRYTSVYRSIIVICLLSTTFIVIAPTLLVSRYLYMQQALVFIAAIYDAVIIIRALVKREKSAIWIAIVLCILAGFALYDTLVSQWIVSGKLLLQEGAMVAIIIAVIMSIDGYAEAIHQIEQLVEELKRIQTALRRFFPNQLLMFLQKTSITEINTGDFSELSMTVLSIDIRSFTSISEQLSPDEVFILLNNYFALVAPIIRQYGGVIMKFLGDGFTALFPENSDTAVLCGIEIQKKLQEKCIQLKNLQSIKIRAGIGIDTGRILLGVIGNDSRLDSVVISNTCYTAEELQAATKIYSNTIIISESIFRSLKRPEDFHIRCIQESPIIGEAEQSVLYEVYDCDMPDIQNKKRQTASRIEKALKSIKERDYARAQTYLTQSLEIFSDDPLALYYQRLIIGMLSDNS
- the ispH gene encoding 4-hydroxy-3-methylbut-2-enyl diphosphate reductase, whose translation is MIKLDDIPHPQEQHRQVKRAKVLGYCMGVRRAVEAVYRALAKYPDKTVYTYGPLIHNPVTIRLLEAKGVRIVNPDEELKSQITPDSPIIIRAHGIAPKKRQELIDCGAIIIDATCPRVIASQLRAAQYSKKGYTVILAGDKNHGELIGIKGYALSVPNGKCITVQTAAEAEKLQYDGAPTVLIAQTTIKREEYRAIAKILNSKIPNLTVLETICPATDERQEALMELVEEVDAILVIGGGNSANTRRLLQTAIDSSKPAWLAESADDIPQDVYQYGTIGLAAGASTPDSSIDAIEKRLLDKSL
- a CDS encoding cysteine desulfurase family protein gives rise to the protein MIYLDWAASAIPYTDEIEAAYREATAVFANPSAQHRFGKEARNMLEKARSRCAAVLGVPAETLYFTSGASESNSLVLLSLLTRPATGSLIISNIEHPSVREQAAVLEHCGWTILKAPSDKSGCITPDAVLHTLREDTVLVAIMGVNNEIGSVQPVRDIAQALKAHTAGKRPVHFHVDMVQSIGKLPVAELGLADVHSASMSAHKIGGLRGIGLLYLKQPLNSGIRGGSQERNIRPGTENLAGACALARCLEKTYTDFQQKFERAGELSRFLIEALCRIPECSIIPSARIPVEKISNAAVPDNIKCAHAFSPWIIQASFKNVPAEVMTRCLSDRDIFVSAGSACSSKTKVRPILAALSVSPEIAQNAIRISIGHSTEKSDLEQFVAAVREVVTDFN
- a CDS encoding 3-dehydroquinate synthase family protein, with protein sequence MKSLPQSFSFSTPHGTTQVWYSDTIRLPQLSEKKGSVDALYVCDEHTLPLLRQAEYFSMQVPLVVLPAGDEAKNLDSLTLIAEKAAEYELDRHACFIAFGGGVVCDITALAASLYMRGIQCILVPTTVLAMADASIGGKTAVNLSGYKNLIGTFYAASSIHLCFPVLRSLPEAEYRSGLAEILKTAVLYDTELYQMFLTQHDEIIGRDKACISTMIRRAAEAKAQVVERDFTEQGERAFLNFGHTFAHALESLAHFSIPHGDAVAWGMSRALAVGLRLQLTDKNYANSLTAILSCYGWCTTPVYFSILSNTDSFADAIIARMKKDKKNRGGMIRLVLQENILKTQVREVDTSIIREVLI
- a CDS encoding alpha-amylase/4-alpha-glucanotransferase domain-containing protein — protein: MDTSKKNVHLCFCVQLSISYLQQIDKNDNASLYKTFFSGIQAEEKLPLTIFATGSFLEWQKGKRQAYTMLLNSMLSRKQIELLGGGYYQPYLSLLPASDVIGQIEMMTAAIRTHFGKRPRGLFLTASAWTPSLITPFIRCGMEYCLLDYRLFPQNREQNSQNTYFSPTIVEDKGKTITVFPYIPDDPDFINRTPQEFYDKLAATASSTDESMYLLFLPVKAYIKCLEKNKDGLNWFSSFVELCNQPESVIRLTHTAELMKRRQPHPPMYIAPNTILCDTPTGHATKHAITIQRDAFKIYSKMMYVNMLANGMKGDKARKKYALQELWKAQNAELFALEPCISEYHNELRRIAYRKLLVAEKQTRLPGIFTEGLTRYDIDMDGFKEVLSQRSPLNMYVHHHGGKIFECDVFSAYKNYSDMPLEHSGMFIDYLLSEAALQRLKNGQLEALTAVFSDNTYQETEINTIRSELKLSTASLFDAGIEQPVSLRKQYTFFSEGTQVQYILKNDSPFNLSAYFIVEIDIALEETDSVMPSLSLYDCEENQKKERSITTDVFNKVSWIQLEDPEGKIQFTMEANEVPGLIVIPVYGICKRETEAVEQMIRGVRMFFYWKTDLNPNYETEKMLFLKIKNRKISRTTPTATAVRAD
- the ftsH gene encoding ATP-dependent zinc metalloprotease FtsH — its product is MNQNDDKNKKDPNEQDPFNFFKLSPEPSNNNNNKDQKKPRLPFIAIIAGVFIILLIVNQFLMKQDANIIPFSEFKDRVASGEIVKVIMGLTYFIGQTKTQASSEQTRSKLPFLSADAGDAYQTVGIYSESFLQLLDEHNVIYLVRPKENNFLVDFLVQWILPFGFIFLLWHFVMKRFTSNLGGLGGSIFSGGQARSAAVEEGKVTTRFSDVAGVDEAKEELVEVVDFLKYPQKYTEIGGKIPRGVLLVGPAGTGKTLLARAVAGESGVPFFRISGSDFVEMFVGVGASRVRDLFKQAREKAPCIIFIDELDAIGKSRLNSIHSNDEREQTLNQLLVEMDGFDNSTGLILLAATNRPDVLDPALLRPGRFDRQVAVNRPDMKGREQILKIHAKNVKLASGIDLSDTARITSGFSGADLANVINEAALLAVRGGRKEVAAEDLNEAVEKAIAGLQKKSRVIKEKERQIVAYHETGHAITAAFTDGADKVHKVSIIPRGIAALGYTLNIPEEDRFLSTEKELLAEVDCLLGGRAAEFVQFGVVSTGASSDLSRATDIIRSMITDYGMSDRFKNVALSKRGSGYGAGDPQLVREYSETTQQYIDEEIARVMEERYTVVVNRLKGKKTLLEYIAQRLLEKETIDKQEFDDIIKAESQLPQQPISETSKIIPISSDMSGEQEQLYKAGMSSAADSSDSSTPQQ
- a CDS encoding PP2C family protein-serine/threonine phosphatase; the protein is MLLSIAAAGFFRYISFPFASLALGALCFILLVVIASNDAVYRREYMALKTQMELVQEELIKAQRPDETAMRAKELLPVGNTFLIKAAEAIRQQTDTAGILGFINKIMIEQLFADGGVILTIGEFEDVLSVKAYSGTYPPPYKLPDDVPHQQDQVATNFRYAEFPLNNSFFGEVARSAQSILIPHAQEDSRIVINGEEPFLMPGSLLTLPMVYRDTVEGLISLSRSANHAPFTESDLQIGEILASYATAALKLIYDLQDETELNTIENETDIASRIQKILLPKKLIDTTDLNFSVLFNQARGVCSDYYDIIQSQRDRLFCIIADVAGKSIHACIVMVMIRSLLYLITNTAQNTQNILDILNKGITGKISIDHYASISLLTYIPAEKSIEYVNAGTQSLLLWKALTKKLIRLEQKSDPIGVDSKSVYTCKKIPVEKGDIAVLFTDGVIETLNGRGEPFGLKALAEILVANASLSAKAITEKINKQIRTFIGKTAPHDDQTVMIIKVK